In Triticum urartu cultivar G1812 chromosome 6, Tu2.1, whole genome shotgun sequence, the following proteins share a genomic window:
- the LOC125515814 gene encoding calcium-binding protein KIC-like translates to MADEGAGAYEDLLPVMAGRLGTAGLLSELRAGFRLLADPARGAITAESLRRSAGAVLGVEGMTGEEARAMVGEGDHDGDGALSEQEFCVLMVRLSPGIMADAEGWLEEAIADELLPPPPPPPAPAA, encoded by the coding sequence ATGGCGGACGAGGGCGCGGGGGCGTACGAGGACCTGCTGCCGGTGATGGCGGGGCGGCTGGGCACGGCGGGGCTGCTGTCGGAGCTGCGGGCGGGGTTCCGGCTGCTGGCGGACCCGGCGCGGGGCGCCATCACGGCCGAGAGCCTGCGGCGGAGCGCGGGGGCCGTGCTGGGCGTGGAGGGGATGACGGGGGAGGAGGCGCGGGCGATGGTGGGCGAGGGCGACCACGACGGCGACGGCGCGCTCAGCGAGCAGGAGTTCTGCGTGCTCATGGTGCGGCTCAGCCCCGGCATCATGGCCGACGCCGAGGGCTGGCTCGAGGAGGCCATCGCCGACGAGctgctcccgccgccgccgccgccgcccgcgccggccgCCTGA